In Mycolicibacterium aubagnense, the DNA window GGTCGCGGAACACCAGCGCACCGATCGGCGGGCCGCCCCACGCAATCGCGTTGAGCGCGACCACATCGGCATCGACGTCGTTGATGTCCAGCAGACGGTAGGGCGCGGCCACCGAGTGGTCGACGACGACCATGCCACCGTTCTCCCGCGCCATCTTGGTCACGGGACGCAGATCGGTGACGGTGCCGAGCTTGGACGATGCCGACGTGATCGCTATCAACCGGGTGGGCCGGGTGATGAGGGTCTCCCACTGCCAGCTGGGCAGTTCGCCGGTCTCGATGTCGACCTCGGCCCACTTCACCTTGGCGCCATAGCGATTCGCGGCCCGCAACCACGGTGCGATGTTGGCTTCGTCATCCAGGCGGGTGACGACCACTTCGTAGCCCAGGCCCGACCGCGACGCCGACGCCTCGGCCAGCGAGTTCAGCAGGACGGCACGATCAGCGCCGAACACGACACCGCGCGGGTCACCGCCGACGAGATCGGCGACCGCTTGCCGTGCGGCCGTGAGGACCGCGGCGCTGCGCTGGGCGGCCGGGTGCGGCCCAGCGGCCGACGACATGGAACCGCGGAAAGCGGTCGAAACGGTGGTCGCTACCGAGTCCGGCAGCAGCATTCCGGTCGGGGCATCGAAGTGCACCCAGCCGCCGCCCAGTGACGGGTGCAGACCGCGCACCCGGGCGACGTCGTATGCCATGCCATGCCAACCTTCAAGTGATTCAGGCCTGCCAGCCAAAATTATCCGGCGGGCGTGCCCCGCTGCACACCGGCGAAAGCCGGGCCACCCGAACAGCCATACTAGTGCAGTGAGCTTGGCGTCTGGCGTCCTTGTCGCCCTGTTGATCATGGTGCTCCCTGGAGCAATCACCGCTCGTGTAGCACAGCTAACCTGGCCCGTTGCCATCGCAGTCGGCCCCGCAGTGACCTACGGCATCGTAGCTTTGGCCGTCGTTCCACTCGGTGCCGTCGGCGTCCCGTGGAACGGCTGGACGGCGTTGCTGGCGTTCGTCATCGTGGTCGCAGTGGTTGCCGGGCTTCGTCGTGCCCTGCGGCGCTACGCGGACACCGCTGCCGAAGCACTCGCGATCACGCGTGGCCCGGCCCTGGTCGTCGCCGCCGGCATTCTCGTCGGCGCGTCGGCAATTGCAATTTCAGCAATCCTCGGTATGCCGCATTGGCAATCCATTCCGAGCACCTGGGACTCGGTCTGGCACGCCAACACCATCCGCTGGATTCTCGACGTCGGTCAGGCCTCGCCAATGCACATGGGCGAGCTTCGCAATGTCGAGACCCACGCGTTGCTCTACTACCCGTCGACCTTCCACGCGCTCGCCGCGGTGTTCTGCCAACTCACCGGCACGGCCGCGACAACCGCGTACACCCTGCACTCGCTGGCGGCCTCGACCTGGCTGTTCCCCGTCAGCGCGGCGAGCCTGACGTGGGCCATGGTGCGGCCGCACACGTGCCAGCGCTGGAGCGCCGGGGCGGCGGCCACCGCGGGCGCACTGGCGGCGTCCTTCACCGCTGTTCCCTACGTCGAGTTCGACGTCGCCGCCGTCCCCAACCTGGTGGCCTATGGCCTCGCCGGGCCGACGACGGTGCTGGTCATGTCGTGCCTGCGGCACCGCAATCGCATTCCCCTCGCCGTCATCGCCCTGGTCGGAGTGTTCTCCACCCACATCACCGGCGGTGTCGTCGTCGCCACCTTCGTCGGCGTCTGGTGGCTCTGCGACACGCTGTGGCATCCGGTGCGCGGCCGGCTCTCCGACTTCCTGAGCCTGCTCGCCGTCGCGGTGCCGTCGCTGGTGCTCCTGCTGCCGCAGTTCATCGGGGTGCTCGCGCAGGCGGACATCATCGTCGGGCACGCGTTCGTCACCCATCAGAGCCGGCTCCGGGTGCTGTTCAACGCGGTCGTGCAACACACGCGCCACCTCAACGACTACCCGATCCAGAACATCCTGATCCTGCTCGGCGGCGTCGGCGGGCTGATCCTGCTCGTCAAGCGGGTCTGGTGGCCGCTGACGGTCTGGCTACTGCTGATCGTCGCGATCGTGCACTCCGGTGCGCCGTTCGGCGGTCCGCTCGGCTTTGTCATCGGCAAGTACTCCGACCTCTACTACAGCGATCCGCGCCGGTTGTCCGCCGTCGTGACCATGCTGATCACGCCGTTCGCCGGGATCGCGTTGTTCGCCGTCATCGCCTTCGCCGTCGGCTGGCTGCAGAAGCGGACGCCCCGGACCG includes these proteins:
- a CDS encoding DUF6541 family protein, encoding MSLASGVLVALLIMVLPGAITARVAQLTWPVAIAVGPAVTYGIVALAVVPLGAVGVPWNGWTALLAFVIVVAVVAGLRRALRRYADTAAEALAITRGPALVVAAGILVGASAIAISAILGMPHWQSIPSTWDSVWHANTIRWILDVGQASPMHMGELRNVETHALLYYPSTFHALAAVFCQLTGTAATTAYTLHSLAASTWLFPVSAASLTWAMVRPHTCQRWSAGAAATAGALAASFTAVPYVEFDVAAVPNLVAYGLAGPTTVLVMSCLRHRNRIPLAVIALVGVFSTHITGGVVVATFVGVWWLCDTLWHPVRGRLSDFLSLLAVAVPSLVLLLPQFIGVLAQADIIVGHAFVTHQSRLRVLFNAVVQHTRHLNDYPIQNILILLGGVGGLILLVKRVWWPLTVWLLLIVAIVHSGAPFGGPLGFVIGKYSDLYYSDPRRLSAVVTMLITPFAGIALFAVIAFAVGWLQKRTPRTERFWAATTAALLLLSTVGLAWHYFPRHRYLIGQKYDQVMVNDKNLEAFAYLATLPGAKDTLIGNANTDGTSWMYAVAGLHPLWTHYDYPQQQGPGYHRFIFWAYANKADTDPRIAEAVHALNIRYVITSSTIVRGFVMPDGLVSLDKSKSWAKIYDNGRSRIYEWRGDTAAPAKR
- a CDS encoding cysteine desulfurase-like protein; its protein translation is MAYDVARVRGLHPSLGGGWVHFDAPTGMLLPDSVATTVSTAFRGSMSSAAGPHPAAQRSAAVLTAARQAVADLVGGDPRGVVFGADRAVLLNSLAEASASRSGLGYEVVVTRLDDEANIAPWLRAANRYGAKVKWAEVDIETGELPSWQWETLITRPTRLIAITSASSKLGTVTDLRPVTKMARENGGMVVVDHSVAAPYRLLDINDVDADVVALNAIAWGGPPIGALVFRDPSIIDTLATVSLDPNATGAARLEVGAHQFGLLGGVVASIEYLANLDDAATGSRRERLARSMQSAEAYLGRVFAYLRNSLRSLPLVMVLGAPEAAIPVLSFAVQGVPADRVISRLADNGVLAVSDGNSRVLEAIGVNDIGGAVTVGLGHYTTTAEVDQLVRTLASLG